In Ancalomicrobiaceae bacterium S20, the following proteins share a genomic window:
- the msrB gene encoding peptide-methionine (R)-S-oxide reductase MsrB, whose product MNDRVFEVTRTEDEWRQLLTPEQYRIMREHGTERPGSCALLIEKRAGTFSCVGCGQPLFRSTVKFESGTGWPSFNDPVDGAVETTVDRSYGMVRTEVHCSRCGSHLGHVFPDGPPPTYQRYCINGVALEFEPE is encoded by the coding sequence ATGAACGATCGCGTCTTCGAAGTTACGCGCACGGAAGACGAGTGGCGGCAGCTGCTGACACCCGAGCAATATCGCATCATGCGTGAACATGGCACGGAACGCCCCGGAAGTTGCGCGCTGCTGATCGAGAAACGAGCGGGCACGTTCTCTTGCGTGGGTTGCGGCCAGCCGCTGTTCCGCTCGACGGTGAAGTTCGAAAGCGGCACCGGCTGGCCGAGCTTCAACGATCCGGTCGACGGCGCCGTCGAGACGACGGTCGACCGCAGCTACGGCATGGTCCGGACCGAGGTCCACTGCAGCCGGTGCGGCAGCCATCTCGGGCACGTCTTCCCCGACGGGCCGCCGCCGACCTACCAGCGCTACTGCATCAACGGCGTCGCGCTCGAATTCGAGCCCGAGTGA
- a CDS encoding MarC family protein, which produces MWFLASLTGSFLVALPALFSIVNPLGGALIYSQVTGDRPAAERHALAWRVALYSGVVMLVSLWAGATIMSFFGVSMEALRIAGGLVVATRAWQMLSQPQQNEDFKQEQASSVAGDASDVAFFPLTVPFTTGPGTISVAIALSASGPAGGVPLLQYFVGASAAALAVAVSVGLAYASADRVVELLGPARARLMTRLSAFLLLCIGVQILLTGAHDALLGVLAVRPG; this is translated from the coding sequence ATGTGGTTTCTCGCCAGCTTGACGGGCAGTTTTCTCGTCGCTCTGCCGGCGCTGTTCTCGATCGTCAATCCGCTCGGCGGCGCGCTGATCTACAGCCAGGTCACCGGCGATCGTCCGGCGGCGGAGCGCCATGCGCTCGCCTGGCGCGTCGCGCTCTATTCGGGCGTGGTGATGCTGGTCTCGCTCTGGGCCGGTGCCACGATCATGAGCTTCTTCGGCGTCAGCATGGAGGCGCTGCGCATCGCCGGCGGTCTGGTCGTTGCGACGCGCGCCTGGCAGATGCTGTCGCAGCCGCAGCAGAACGAGGATTTCAAGCAGGAGCAGGCGTCGTCGGTCGCCGGCGACGCCTCGGACGTGGCGTTCTTCCCGCTCACGGTGCCGTTCACCACGGGTCCGGGCACGATTTCGGTCGCGATCGCGCTGTCGGCGAGCGGGCCGGCGGGCGGCGTGCCGCTCCTGCAGTATTTTGTGGGCGCCTCGGCGGCGGCCTTGGCCGTGGCGGTTTCGGTCGGGCTCGCCTATGCCTCGGCCGACCGTGTGGTCGAGCTGCTCGGGCCCGCGCGCGCCCGGCTGATGACGCGCCTCTCGGCATTCCTGCTGCTCTGCATCGGTGTGCAGATCCTGCTGACCGGCGCTCATGACGCGCTGCTCGGCGTGCTCGCCGTGCGGCCGGGCTGA
- a CDS encoding orotate phosphoribosyltransferase produces MATFSLPVDKKVIAREAAKMLLEIKAVHFYEEKPFIFTSGWASPVYTDCRKIISYPRTRSALVDFAVSTIVSEIGAESIDVVAGGETAGIPFSAWIADRMMLPMQYIRKKAKGFGRNAQIEGFVEPGQRTLLVEDLATDGGSKIGFANAIRAAECEVNHCFVFFYYDIFPHARQMFADAGLTLHYLTTWWDVLAVAKESGHFDAKVLAEVESFLNEPQAWSAAHGGISEFGQKG; encoded by the coding sequence ATGGCGACCTTTTCACTCCCCGTCGACAAGAAGGTGATCGCCCGCGAGGCGGCCAAGATGCTGCTTGAGATCAAGGCGGTGCACTTCTACGAGGAGAAGCCGTTCATCTTCACCTCGGGCTGGGCGAGCCCGGTCTATACCGACTGCCGCAAGATCATCTCGTATCCGCGCACGCGTTCGGCGCTGGTCGACTTCGCGGTTTCGACCATCGTCTCGGAAATCGGCGCGGAATCGATCGACGTGGTCGCCGGCGGCGAGACGGCGGGCATCCCGTTCTCGGCCTGGATCGCCGACCGCATGATGCTGCCCATGCAGTACATCCGGAAGAAGGCCAAGGGTTTCGGGCGCAATGCCCAGATCGAGGGCTTCGTCGAGCCGGGCCAGCGCACGCTGCTGGTCGAAGATCTCGCCACCGACGGCGGTTCGAAGATCGGCTTCGCCAACGCGATCCGCGCCGCGGAATGCGAGGTCAATCACTGCTTCGTGTTCTTCTATTACGACATCTTCCCGCACGCCCGGCAGATGTTCGCCGATGCCGGGCTGACGCTGCACTATCTCACCACCTGGTGGGACGTGTTGGCGGTCGCCAAGGAGAGCGGCCACTTCGACGCCAAGGTGCTGGCCGAGGTCGAGAGCTTCCTCAACGAGCCGCAGGCGTGGTCGGCCGCGCATGGCGGCATCTCGGAATTCGGCCAGAAGGGCTGA
- a CDS encoding 2-hydroxyacid dehydrogenase yields the protein MDRATILIPAAMNPLVTEGLSSRFELIRLDGAPDKEKLLAEAAPRIRGIACGGHAKVDAALIDRLPKLEIVSNFGVGYDAVDARHAATRGILVTNTPDVLTEEVADTAFGLLLMTVRELSAAERWVRSGKWLDKPYPLTPTTLRDRTLGIVGLGRIGLAIARRAEAFGVKVAYHNRRPSPDVAYDYYPDVLSLAAAVDTLMIVVPGGDATKHLVGREVLEALGPKGVLINIGRGSVVDEKALVEALRSGTIHSAGLDVFEEEPCFPQELASFERVVLLPHVGSGSIHTRNRMAQLVVDNLVSWFETGKPLTPVAETPFPR from the coding sequence ATGGACCGCGCCACGATCCTGATCCCCGCCGCGATGAACCCGCTCGTCACCGAGGGGCTCTCTTCGCGCTTCGAGCTGATCCGCCTCGACGGCGCGCCCGATAAGGAAAAGCTCCTCGCCGAAGCGGCCCCGCGCATCCGCGGCATTGCGTGCGGTGGCCATGCCAAGGTCGACGCGGCGCTGATCGATCGGTTGCCGAAGCTCGAGATCGTCTCGAACTTCGGCGTCGGCTATGACGCGGTCGACGCCCGCCACGCCGCAACCCGCGGCATCCTGGTCACCAACACGCCGGACGTGCTGACCGAGGAAGTCGCCGACACCGCCTTCGGCCTGCTGCTGATGACGGTGCGCGAGCTCTCCGCCGCCGAGCGCTGGGTCCGCTCGGGCAAGTGGCTCGACAAGCCCTATCCGCTGACGCCGACCACGCTGCGCGACCGCACGCTCGGCATCGTCGGTCTCGGCCGTATCGGCCTCGCCATCGCGCGCCGCGCCGAGGCTTTTGGCGTCAAGGTCGCCTATCACAACCGCCGCCCGTCTCCGGATGTCGCCTACGACTACTATCCGGACGTGCTGTCGCTCGCCGCGGCGGTCGACACGCTGATGATCGTCGTCCCCGGCGGCGACGCGACCAAGCATCTGGTCGGCCGCGAAGTGCTCGAAGCACTCGGGCCGAAGGGCGTGCTGATCAATATCGGCCGCGGCTCGGTCGTCGACGAGAAGGCGCTTGTCGAAGCGCTGCGCTCGGGCACCATCCATTCCGCCGGCCTCGACGTGTTCGAGGAAGAGCCGTGCTTCCCGCAGGAACTGGCGAGCTTCGAGCGCGTCGTGCTGCTCCCGCATGTCGGCTCGGGCTCGATCCACACCCGCAATCGCATGGCGCAGCTGGTCGTCGATAATCTCGTCTCGTGGTTCGAGACCGGCAAGCCGCTCACCCCGGTCGCCGAGACGCCGTTCCCGCGCTGA
- a CDS encoding pyridoxal phosphate-dependent aminotransferase, whose translation MLKTIAGFDRIGEENAFAVLARAQALAAQGQDIINLGIGQPDFRTPEHIVEAAIKALRDGQHGYTAATGIQPLREAVAADLHRRFATDVSPDRVLIVPGGKVTMFMAILMFGEPGADILYPDPGFPIYRSMIEFTGARAIPIPIREENGFAFSAEEALSLITPATRLVIINSPANPTGGVTPKDEIDAFVAGMAKFPDVAIMSDEIYAQMTYDGLEHVSLLTYPEIRDRLILLDGWSKTYAMTGWRMGYSIWPDKLYENARKLAVNSYSCVNSAAQFAGLAALTGPQDCVADMVAEFDRRRRVVVEGLNSLPNVSCATPKGAFYAFPNVSKTGFKAKALASALLEKAGVATIGGPDFGVYGEGYIRLSYANSTENIRAAIERMRTFLETANDRAP comes from the coding sequence GTGCTGAAGACGATTGCCGGATTCGACCGTATCGGGGAAGAGAACGCCTTCGCGGTGCTCGCCCGCGCCCAGGCGCTCGCCGCCCAGGGTCAGGACATCATCAATCTCGGCATCGGCCAGCCCGACTTCCGCACGCCGGAGCACATCGTCGAGGCGGCGATCAAGGCGCTGCGCGACGGCCAGCACGGTTACACCGCCGCGACCGGCATCCAGCCGCTGCGCGAGGCGGTCGCGGCCGACCTGCATCGCCGTTTCGCGACCGACGTCTCCCCCGACCGCGTGCTGATCGTGCCGGGCGGCAAGGTCACCATGTTCATGGCGATCCTGATGTTCGGCGAGCCGGGCGCGGACATCCTTTATCCGGATCCGGGCTTCCCGATCTATCGCTCGATGATCGAGTTCACCGGCGCCCGCGCGATCCCGATCCCGATCCGCGAGGAGAACGGCTTCGCCTTCTCGGCCGAGGAAGCGCTGTCGCTGATCACCCCGGCGACGCGGCTGGTGATCATCAACTCGCCCGCCAACCCGACCGGCGGCGTTACGCCCAAGGACGAAATCGATGCTTTCGTCGCCGGCATGGCCAAGTTCCCCGACGTGGCGATCATGTCGGACGAGATCTATGCCCAGATGACCTATGACGGTCTCGAGCACGTGTCGCTGCTCACCTATCCGGAGATCCGCGACCGGCTTATCCTGCTCGATGGCTGGTCGAAGACCTACGCCATGACCGGCTGGCGCATGGGCTATTCGATCTGGCCGGACAAGCTCTACGAGAACGCCCGCAAGCTCGCGGTCAACTCCTATTCCTGCGTGAATTCCGCCGCCCAGTTCGCCGGCCTCGCGGCCCTCACCGGCCCGCAGGACTGCGTCGCCGACATGGTCGCGGAGTTCGACCGGCGCAGACGCGTCGTGGTCGAAGGGCTGAATTCGCTGCCGAACGTCTCCTGCGCGACGCCGAAGGGCGCCTTCTACGCCTTCCCGAACGTCTCGAAGACCGGCTTCAAGGCCAAGGCACTCGCCTCCGCGCTGCTGGAAAAGGCCGGCGTCGCGACCATTGGCGGCCCGGACTTCGGCGTCTACGGCGAGGGCTACATCCGTCTCTCCTACGCCAACTCGACCGAGAACATCCGCGCCGCGATCGAGCGGATGCGGACCTTCCTCGAAACGGCGAACGATCGCGCGCCGTGA
- the eda gene encoding bifunctional 4-hydroxy-2-oxoglutarate aldolase/2-dehydro-3-deoxy-phosphogluconate aldolase, producing the protein MTQDIAKIDAVMMAAPVIPVLIIEDPEMALPLGRALVAGGLPALEVTLRTERALDVIRAMTGIEGAMVGAGTVLDETMLKAAVQAGASFLVSPGASPKLCEAAETSPAPLLPGVATAGEAMTMMERGYRRLKFFPAEPAGGAEYLKALASPLPQVKFCPTGGISLDKAPKYLSLPNVLCVGGSWVAPSDAIAARDWAKVETLAREASQLQR; encoded by the coding sequence ATGACTCAGGACATCGCCAAGATCGACGCCGTCATGATGGCCGCACCGGTGATCCCGGTGCTGATCATCGAGGATCCGGAGATGGCGCTGCCGCTCGGGCGGGCGCTGGTCGCCGGCGGCCTGCCGGCGCTGGAGGTCACCCTGCGCACCGAACGCGCGCTCGACGTGATCCGCGCGATGACCGGCATCGAGGGCGCCATGGTCGGCGCCGGCACCGTGCTCGACGAGACCATGCTGAAGGCCGCCGTGCAGGCGGGCGCGAGCTTCCTGGTCTCGCCCGGCGCCTCGCCGAAGCTGTGCGAGGCGGCCGAGACCTCGCCAGCGCCGCTGCTGCCGGGCGTCGCCACCGCCGGCGAGGCCATGACCATGATGGAGCGCGGCTACCGACGCCTGAAGTTCTTCCCGGCCGAGCCGGCCGGCGGCGCTGAATATCTGAAGGCGCTCGCCTCGCCGCTGCCGCAGGTGAAGTTCTGCCCGACCGGCGGCATCTCGCTCGACAAGGCACCGAAGTACCTTTCGCTGCCGAACGTGCTGTGCGTCGGCGGATCGTGGGTCGCGCCGAGCGATGCCATCGCCGCGCGCGATTGGGCCAAGGTCGAGACGCTCGCCCGCGAGGCCTCGCAGCTGCAGCGTTGA